A stretch of DNA from candidate division WOR-3 bacterium:
GTGGTGGTGGTTACCACTTGGGCAAATGGAACCGGTGAAGGATGAAGTCCGGCCGCGACCGGGCCGGCAATATGGGCGATGTCGGCCAGTTGCGATGCACCGACTTCGTCGCATATTTCCTGAAACCTCGCGAAGTCAACAAAGCGGGGATACGCCGAAGCACCGGTCACGATGACCTTAGGCCGATGTTCAAGCGCAAGCTGACGGATTGCGGCGTAGTCAAATTGCTCGGTCTTCGGGTCAACGGTGTAATGCACGACCTTGAAGTACCGGCCCGAGAAGTTGATAGGATGACCGTGAGACAGGTGTCCGCCGTGGGAAAGACTCAGGCCCATGATGGTATCGCCGGGTCGGGCCAGAGTCAGGTAAGCGGCAATGTTCGCTGAGGTACCGGAATGCGGCTGCACGTTTGCGTGGTCGCAACCAAAAAGCTGCTTGGCCCGTTCTCGCGCCAAATCTTCGACGATGTCAACGAAGCGGCAACCACCGTAATAGCGTTTCTTCGGATACCCTTCGGCGTACTTGTTCGTCAATACCGAGCCCAAAGCCGCAAGCACTGCCTCCGAGCAGAAGTTTTCTGAGGCGATCAATTCAAGGTTGTCGTGCTGCCGCTCGGTTTCGCGGCGTACTGCATCGAACACTTCAGGGTCAGTCGCAAATAGTAAGTCAGGCTTCATGTAGTTCCTCCGGGAAGTGAAGCACGCTCAAAATTACCATCCGAAGCTCAAAAGTCAAGACTACGTCTTGATTCTGCGGACTGGCCGGATAGACTCCGGCATGTTTGATGAACTACTTGCGGTTGTGAGAAGACTCAGACAGAAATGTCCGTGGGACCGAAAGCAGACGGTTGCTTCGACTCGTCCTCTTGTCCTGAATGAGGCCTACGAGCTGGATGAAGCGCTGGGTTCGGCTGACCCGAAACACATTGCCGAAGAACTCGGTGACTATCTGTTCATGGGCATCTTCCTTGCCGACGTGCTCGCTGCAGAGCATGGCACAAAACTCGAGGATGTGCTCAGACGGACAATCGCCAAGCTCAAGACCCGGCATCCGCACATCTATGGCTCGACCCGGGTTTCAGATGCAAGGGAAGTGCTTGAGAACTGGGAGCGCATCAAGCGCTCTGAACCGGGCAAGGCCTTCAAGAAGTCAGTCCTTGACGGATTGCCCAGGACATTGCCGGCGCTCAAGGAGTCGCAACTAGTCCAGGAAAGGTGCGGCCGGCTCGGATTTGACTGGTCGAGACCTGAAGACGTGTTGGACAAAGTCGTCGAAGAGACCAATGAACTACGGAAAGAACTGACACGGCTGAGACGGACAGCTAGGTCCGGGCACAGGAATCGCACCCGCAAGGACAGAACTCGGGGTACAAGCAGGAATTCCGACAGAGTCGCTGAAGAGCTGGGCGACCTATTCTTTGCGCTTGTGAACCTGTGCCGGCATCTAGGTCTGGATGCGGAAAGCGTGCTGAGAGATTCGAACGCTAAGTTCCGAAAGCGCTTTGAACTCTTGGAGCAGGAATTCCATCGACGGGGCCGAAGCCTGGCCCGTTCGACACTTAGGGAGATGGACCGGGTATGGAATAAGGTCAAGGCTAGGGAGAAGTGAGCAATCTGCAATGGCCGTTCTGCTATCGTAACGGTCCCTTGAAGCGAGCCGGCCCGCCGGCTGGAATTGACCGGCCGGAAGTTTCTACTATGATAGGCCAGTTGTCAGCCAGGTGCAAGCCCGCAAATGCTCTGCCGGTCGCGGTCGCCGCGGTCATTGGCCAGCCGGGCATACTCCTGATTAGGCGTCGCAATCCACCCTTTGTCGGCCACTGGGGTCTGCCCGGAGGCAAGATTCAGACCGGCGAACACCTGGACCAGGCTGTACGCCGTGAGGTTCTTGAAGAAACCGGTGTACGCGCGCGGTTCGAGTGCCTATGCGGGGTCGTGACTGAGTTTCTTTACGAAGGGCCCAGGCTGGCAATGCACTATCTACTGCTTGTATGCCGACTCTCGCCCCTGACCGGGCAATTGAGAAGTTCGTCCGAAGGAACGGTACGCTGGTTTCCGCTCAGCCGAGTTCGGGACGTTGCCAACGAGGTGATTCCGAGCGACCGGTTGATGCTGGAACGGCTGGTGTTTTGCAGACCCCGAAACAGGTACTTCCGCTGCGTGGTCAGGAAGACGAAAGACGAATATCGCGTCGTCAGTTTCAGATAAAGGAGGCGACTTGGCGAAGACGAGATTCACTTCCGAGTCAGTTACCGAAGGGCATCCGGACAAAGTTGCGGATCAGATATCGGATGCGGTGCTGGACGAGGTCCTGCGCCGCGACCCAGTCGGTCGGGTGGCGTGCGAGACCTACGTGACGGTCGGTCTGGTACTGGTGGGCGGTGAAATCACGACCCGGTGCTGGGTTGACCTGCCGCAGGTCGTCCGTAACCTTCTGCGCCACATCGGCTACGTTGATACCGCGTCTGGAATCAGCGCAGATGACTGCGCCGTTCTCGACGCCATCGGTCGGCAGTCCCCGGATATCGCACAGGGGGTTGATACCGGCGGAGCTGGTGACCAAGGCGTAATGTTCGGTTATGCGTGCCGCGAAACTCCGGAGCTGATGCCGCTACCGATCGTGCTGGCCCATGCTCTTGCTGCCCGACTGGCCGAGGTGCGCAAAAATCGAACTCTGCCGTATCTCCGGCCGGACGGCAAGTCCCAGGTTACGGTTGAGTACGAAGATGGCGTTCCCCGCCGCGTGGACAGCGTTGTCATTGCGGCTCAGCACGACGAAAGCGTCCTGGACAAGACCGGCAGACGGATCAGCAGCACGGCCCGCCAGGAGATAGTTGATGCGGTAGTCCGTGCCGTGATACCGGCGGAGCTTCTTGACCGACGTACAAAGTACTTCGTAAACGAAACCGGCAAGTTCGTGATTGGCGGACCCAGTTCAGACACGGGCATGACCGGCCGCAAGATAATCTGCGACACCTATGGCGGCTGGGCACGGCATGGCGGTGGTGCGTTCTCGGGTAAGGACCCGACTAAGGTCGACCGGTCAGCCACATACATGGCACGTTACATTGCCAAGAACTGCGTCGCAGCCGGTCTGTGCGATTCCATCGAGGTAAGGCTTGCTTACGTCATTGGCCGGGCTGACCCGACCGACGTCGCGGTCTGTACCTTCGGAACCGGCAGAACCGACGACCGGAGGCTCGAAGCTGTTGTCCGGGAGCTGTTTCCTTTGACGCCCGGGGGTATCATCAGACACTTGAACCTGCGCAGTCCGATATACCTGCCAACTGCGTGCTATGGCCACGTTGGTCGCAAGCCCGCGAAGGTACGCGATGCCAAACTAAGTCGCAGCGTCGAACTCTTCACCTGGGAGAAGCTCGACATGGTTGCTGAACTGCGCCGTGCCTGCAGCTAGGAGGTATCTATGGTGGAAAGTGATATAAAAGACATCGGGCTGGCAAGGGCCGGCCGCGCAAGAATCGAATGGGCCGGCCGGTTCATGCCGGTACTTGCAAAGATTGGGGAGAGGTTCAGCCGTTCTCGT
This window harbors:
- the metK gene encoding methionine adenosyltransferase, with the translated sequence MAKTRFTSESVTEGHPDKVADQISDAVLDEVLRRDPVGRVACETYVTVGLVLVGGEITTRCWVDLPQVVRNLLRHIGYVDTASGISADDCAVLDAIGRQSPDIAQGVDTGGAGDQGVMFGYACRETPELMPLPIVLAHALAARLAEVRKNRTLPYLRPDGKSQVTVEYEDGVPRRVDSVVIAAQHDESVLDKTGRRISSTARQEIVDAVVRAVIPAELLDRRTKYFVNETGKFVIGGPSSDTGMTGRKIICDTYGGWARHGGGAFSGKDPTKVDRSATYMARYIAKNCVAAGLCDSIEVRLAYVIGRADPTDVAVCTFGTGRTDDRRLEAVVRELFPLTPGGIIRHLNLRSPIYLPTACYGHVGRKPAKVRDAKLSRSVELFTWEKLDMVAELRRACS
- the glyA gene encoding serine hydroxymethyltransferase yields the protein MKPDLLFATDPEVFDAVRRETERQHDNLELIASENFCSEAVLAALGSVLTNKYAEGYPKKRYYGGCRFVDIVEDLARERAKQLFGCDHANVQPHSGTSANIAAYLTLARPGDTIMGLSLSHGGHLSHGHPINFSGRYFKVVHYTVDPKTEQFDYAAIRQLALEHRPKVIVTGASAYPRFVDFARFQEICDEVGASQLADIAHIAGPVAAGLHPSPVPFAQVVTTTTHKTLRGPRGAIIMCKAHLAEEVDKVVFPGTQGGPLEHCIAAKAVAFKEALTPQFREYQRQTLANAKALAEALASLGFRIVSGGTDNHLMLVDLRPKKITGRDAEKVLGKVRITVNRNTIPFDPEKPFVASGIRLGTPALTTRGMKEPEMRRVAGLIDRAIASAGDEAALEKVKTEVAELVAAFPLYAERRAEYASTCLAAEVQK
- a CDS encoding NUDIX domain-containing protein, with protein sequence MSARCKPANALPVAVAAVIGQPGILLIRRRNPPFVGHWGLPGGKIQTGEHLDQAVRREVLEETGVRARFECLCGVVTEFLYEGPRLAMHYLLLVCRLSPLTGQLRSSSEGTVRWFPLSRVRDVANEVIPSDRLMLERLVFCRPRNRYFRCVVRKTKDEYRVVSFR
- the mazG gene encoding nucleoside triphosphate pyrophosphohydrolase, whose protein sequence is MFDELLAVVRRLRQKCPWDRKQTVASTRPLVLNEAYELDEALGSADPKHIAEELGDYLFMGIFLADVLAAEHGTKLEDVLRRTIAKLKTRHPHIYGSTRVSDAREVLENWERIKRSEPGKAFKKSVLDGLPRTLPALKESQLVQERCGRLGFDWSRPEDVLDKVVEETNELRKELTRLRRTARSGHRNRTRKDRTRGTSRNSDRVAEELGDLFFALVNLCRHLGLDAESVLRDSNAKFRKRFELLEQEFHRRGRSLARSTLREMDRVWNKVKAREK